GAGCGAATGGCAAAGCATCGAGACAGAAAGGCGCCGCCCGGGATGGAAGCCGATCTGCTCTCCCCATTTGGGGTTGAACAAGGCGTCGCGATAGAATCTCAACATGTGTTCGACAAGTGCACGCCAAATCGAATCATCAGCGGCTGCAACCTCGAACATGACGGCGCCGAACCTGTCCGGCAGCGGATACGTCTTGAGCGTCAGCCGAGTGACGATTCCGAAGGTTCCGCCCCCACCACCGCGGAGAGCGAAAAACAGTTCGGGATCCTGCCACGGGTTTACGACCCGGACGCGGCCGTCAGCGGTGACGACTTCGGCCTCGACCAGATTGGCCGCGCCCGTTCCGAACTGCTTCGAGAAACTTCCAAATCCGCCGCCCTGAATAAACCCGGCTGTGCCGACGGTCATGCAGCCGCCGCCTTGCACATAGCGGCCATGATCGCGAGCGACTGTCCGATACACTTCGCCCCACAATGTGCCGGCACCGATGGAAACGGCAGGAATCTCCGCTCCAGGAGGAGCGCCTTGAGGAAGGAAACGGTCGTGGACTTCAATGCCGCGCATGCGCCGTGTCCACACCAGCAAGGAGTTCGCCCGGTTTGAATTCCCGAAATAGCTGTGCCCGCCGCCCTTCGTTACGAGCGGCACATGGTTTCGAGACGAAAAGCGAACGGCGGCCGCGATATCTTCGGCACCCTCCGCTGCCACTGCCATCAGGCTAGGACGGGTACTCCATGCATCAATCCAGCCTAGCGTCTGCGTCAAACCGGCTTCATCGCCTATCCAGTACGGGTTCTTGAGCCGTCGGAAGAGGTCTTTCGCATCGATCTTCCCATGCTGTGCTTCGACCAGCGGTGAAGCGACCCTGACAAGCCGGTTACCCACCGCATTCCTGAGGGGAGACCAGTCGATCGATCTGGGATTGGGTAGGGCGGCAGGGGCAAATGCAAAGGCGCTCCCGGCGATTGTTGAGCAGAGAAATTCGCGCCGCCGCATCGATGTCATACAAGCTATTTGGGCCAAGTCGTTGCGTCTTGGCAACGACCGTTTTCGTCATACGGAGCTGGGCTGAAAGACGTTCAGAATGTCGCGCACCACGACCGCGACCGACCGGGGAGAGATGTGTTGGCCGCATCTAATGCGACGCAGGAAGGCCCGCGAACCGATGCTCGCGGGCCATCTGTCACGAAGAGTTCGCTCAGGCGGCCGGAAGTAGACGCTGCTCGCCGGCCAGCTTTAGCAGCGCCGCCTGGAGCTTCTCGAAAGCGCGCACCTCGATCTGGCGAATGCGCTCGCGGCTGACGCCATAGACCTGGCTTAAATCCTCGAGTGTCTTCGGCTCTTCGGACAGCCTCCGTTCGACGAGAATATGCTTCTCGCGCTCGTTGAGACTGCCCATGGCTTCGGCGAGCAGTTGGCGACGGACCTGGCGCTCCTCCTCATCGCCGAGCACCTCGTCCTGAAGCGGTGCCTCACTGACAAGGAAGTCCTGCCACTGGCCTTCGCCGTCTTCGCTGCTGCGAAGCGGGGCGTTCAGGCTGGTGTCGCCGCCCATGCCCATGCGGCGGTTCATCGAGATCACTTCGTCCTCGGTCACGCCGAGATCGGTGGCAATCTTCTTGACCGCTTCGGGCTTGAGGTCGCCTTCCTCGAAAGCGTCGATCTGGTTCTTCATCCGGCGAAGGTTGAAGAACAGCTTCTTCTGGGCAGCTGTGGTGCCCATCTTCACGAGGCTCCAGGAGCGTAGGATGAATTCCTGGATGGAAGCCCGGATCCACCACATCGCGTAGGTAGCGAGGCGAAAGCCCCGGTCCGGCTCGAATTTCTTGACGCCCTGCATGAGGCCGATGTTGCCCTCGCTGATCAGCTCGCTGACCGGCAGGCCGTAGCCACGATAGCCCATGGCGATCTTGGCGACGAGGCGCAGGTGGCTGTTGACGAGCTTCGCGGCTGCCTCGGTGTCGTTATGCTCACGCCAGCGCTTGGCGAGCATATACTCTTCCTCGGGCGCGAGGATCGGGAATTTCTTGATTTCGGCGAGATAGCGGTTGAGCCCGGCTTCCCCGCCCGAAGCGGGGATCGAGATCGCGCCTTTAACCTGAGCCATTTTATTCCTTCACTCCCTGCGCCGGGACGGTCGTTTGACCTGTGCCGCCCATAGCGTTTTGAAACCTATACACCAAGCCGGTTGAACAGTTCCTGCATATCCGGCGGAAGGGCGCTTTCGAACGACAAACGTACCTTCGTAACCGGGTGCGTGAATTCCAGCCCTTCAGCGTGCAGCGCCTGCCGGCGGAAGTCCAACGCATTAAGCAACTCTCTGTGACCGCTTTTCCCACTGCCGTAGACCGGGTCACCGAGCAGCGGATGGCCAATTGACGCCATGTGGACGCGGACCTGGTGGGTACGTCCGGTTTCCAGGCGACACTCTACCAGCGCAGCCTGCTTGAGCGCTCTAAGTAGTTTCCAGTGGGTCACGGCGCGCTTGCCGCGGCCTTCGGGGACGATGGCGATTTTCTTGCGGTTCTGCGACGAGCGGGCGAGAGACGCGTCGATCGTTCCGCCAGCCGAGGTCGGCACGCCCCTTACGATGGCGAGGTAGCGTCGGCCGATGCTGTGCGCGGCGAACTGCCTGGCCAAGCCTTCGTGCGCCGTGTCGGTCTTCGCCACGACGAGCAAGCCGGACGTGTCCTTATCGATACGATGGACAATGCCGGGTCGCGCAACTCCGCCAATCCCGCTCAGCTGCCCTGCGCAATGGTGGAGGAGGGCGTTGACAAGGGTCCCGTCGCGGTTGCCAGCGGCGGGATGGACGACAAGGCCGGCAGGCTTGTCGATCACCAGCAGGTGCTCGTCCTCGAAAACAATCTTGAGCGGAATGTCCTGCGCCTCGTTGTGCGCCGGCTCCGGCTCTGGAACGGCAAGATTGAATGCTTCGTCTCCGGAAACCTTAAGCGCCGGATCGCGGAAGGCCTTCCCCTCCCTTGTAAGTGCCCCGGACTTCACCAAGGCCTTCAATCGCTCACGGGAAAGGGACGGCACGGCGTCTGCCAAGGCGCGGTCCAGCCGCCAGCCGGCGTAAGCGTCGCTCAGTGCGACTTCGATAATCTGTTGCCCCCCGGCCATCGGGGAACGATGTCGGTGTGAAATTGGGGCTTTCAAGGGGCCGCAACGGACTTGCTTCAACTTGGGCATTCCCCCATCAGACGCGAATGAACGCGATAGATCTCGCCAGTTTGCTTTGTTCTCGGCTTTGCCATGACCTGCTGTCGCCAGTGGGTGCTCTCAATAACGGCCTCGAATTGATGGCGGACGAGCAGGACCCGGAAATGCGGGAACGCTGCCTCGAACTGCTCGCGGAGAGCGCAAAAGCCAGCGCCAACAAGCTCAAGTTCTTCCGTTTGGCATTCGGAGCCGGGGGCGGATACGGCGCTTCAATCGATACGCAGGAAGCGCGCGCTGCGCTCGAAGGCCTGTTCGGCGGCGATCACAAGGTCGATCTCGGCTGGATGGTATCTGCGGATAGCCTGTCCAAGAACGCCACCAAGCTGCTCCTGAACCTCGCGCTTATCGCAGGGGACGCGCTGGTGCGCGGTGGGCGGCTCGACGTGGGGGTCGAGGTAGCCGATGGACGGCTCGAACTGGTGATCCGCGGGGAGGGACCCAGGATTCTGCTGGATCCCAAGATCCGTGAGACGATCATCAAGGGCAGCGCGAATGGCGAGGTGGAGCCGCGAGCAGCGGGGGCGTGGCTGGCTTATACGCTGGCGACCGAAGCCGGGGGTTCGATCAGGCTGTCCGACCCCTCAGACGATGTCCTGATGATCGGGGCAACGCTCCCCGCCTGAATTCTCACGGCTAACGCGGCATTAACTCCTTGCCGTCATGAAGGTCCGCGACAAAGTTTCGTAGGGCCTGTTGGACAATGGACGACCTGATTGCCGATTTCGTGGCGGAATGCCGGGAAATGCTGGAAGCCCTTGGCGGCGAAATCGTCGCCTGGGAGGCGAGCCCAGACGACCGTGCTCGGCTCGATTCCATCTTCCGCTTCGTCCACACGGTGAAGGGCAACTGCGGCTTCTTCGATTTTCCGCGCCTCGAGGCGCTGAGCCATGCCGCCGAAGACACTTTGGCCGACGTTCGCGCTGGCCGCCGCGCCACCGACGCGGCACTGGTGAGCGCTGTGCTGGCCGTCATCGACCGGATTGGCGACATGGTCTCGTCCATCGACCGGGGTGAAGGCATCCCGGAGGGCGACGACAGCGATTTAATCCAGGCTCTTTCTGCCGAGAGTGAGCCACAAACCGTGGCCGCACCGGTTGTTGCCCCGGAAACCAAGGGCCAAGTGCAGCAACAGGGGGCGGCACCGCGCACCATCCGCCTCTCGGTTGAGCTCCTCGATCGCATGATGTCCGGCGTCAGTGACATGGTGCTAGCGCGCAATGAGCTGGCGCGTCGTCTTCGGGTCACCGAAACCGAGGTCGAGGTCGATGGCGCTTTCGAACGTCTCTCCGGGATCATCGCAGAGATGCGTGACGCGGTGACCCGCACGCGCATGCAAAGGATCGAGAATCTTTTCATCGCCTTGCCGCGGATGGTCCGGGATCTATCGGCCGAGCTTGGCAAGCAGGTCCTGGTCGATATCGAAGGCGGCGACGTCGAGCTCGATCGTGAGATGATCGAGATGATCCGCGATCCGTTGACCCACATCATTCGCAACGCCGTCGATCACGGCATCGAGACGCCCGCCGAACGACTGAAGGCCGGCAAACGGGAAATTGGGCTGCTGAGCGTTTGCGCGCGCCAGTCCGGCAACCAGATCCTGATAGACATCGTCGACGACGGTAAAGGCATCGACGGCTCGAAGCTGGTCCAGAAGGCCGTAGCGGCAGGGGTGATGGAGGCGGCTGAGGCCGCTCGGCTCTCTGCACGTGAGCAACTCGCGCTGGTATTCGAGGCGGGACTGTCTACCGCAAAGGAAGTCACGGCCATTTCAGGCCGCGGGGTCGGTATGGACGTCGTCCGTTCCAACATCGAGCGGATCGGTGGCACCGTCGAGGTGGACTCGGCCACTGGCACCGGTACACGAATGACCCTTCGCGTTCCGTTGACGCTGACGATCATCCCGGCGCTTACTGTGTCCATAGGCAGCCAGCACTTCGCTATTCCGCGTGCCGCCATTGACGAGATCGTGCGCGCCAACGGCTCATCGGTCACGCTCGACCATCTCGGCGGGGCAGGGGTCGCGACCATCCGCGGCCGCCGTGTCCCGGAAATCTCGCTTGCGGAAGTCCTCGGACTTGCCAGCGAAGTGCCTGACGAGGAGCGCACCTTGGTCGTCATTCGACCGGCAGGCGGCGACGTCTATGCACTTGCGGTCGACCGCATCCACGACCACGAGGAGCTGGTCGTAAAGCCAGCGGCTCCGGCGGTGATGGCAACCGGGCTCTATGCCGGCACAACCCTCGCTGACGATGGCAGTCCTATTCTGCTGTTTGATCCTGCCGGTCTCGCCGAAGTCGGTGGAATCCGCCTCGAGGCGCAGGAGCGTGCTGCACGCATCGTCGACAATGCGGCCGACACGGACGTTGTGCGCGATGACAATGTGCTGCTCTTCAAGACGCTGGACGGCCGACGCTGTGCGGTCCGCCTGGCCCTGGTCGATCGCATCGACGAAGTTCCGGCCGCCGCCATTGGGCAATCCGCCGGCCAGACCCGGGTCCAGCTTGGCGAGGCGATCCTTCCGCTCGCCGGGACCGTTCCGGAAGGCGTAGAGAAAATCAGGGTTTTCCGATTGAGCGACGGTTCAAGCGAGATCGGATACGCCTTTGGCGAGGTCATCGACCTCGTGGCCATCGATGCCGAGGTCATCCCCGCCGCGTCGTCTGGCGAGGTCGCCGGTGTTACTTTGCTCGCTGGCGAGCCAGCTGAACTTCTCGACGCCCACTGGCTTTTCGCGACCCACGCCGGGGAAGCGCGCACCGATAGTCCACCGGCAATTTGCCGGATCCCAAGCGGAGACCCCTGGATGCAGAACATGCTCCGCCCGATCGTCGAGGCGGCAGGCTATCGTGTTGTCGGCGACAAGGATGAGTGCGACGCGGACCTCGTCATCGTCTCTGATGACACGCAGCGCCCACAAGCAAAGGATGGCCGGGTGCTGGTCCTTCGCAATGACCCGGAATGCGCCGAGGGTACGGACAGCATCTACCGCTACGACCGAGCGGCCCTGATCCACGCGCTGAAAACCGTATCCGCAAGCGGAGGGGGACGATGAGCCAGCTTCTTCTCATTGCGTCGATCGCCGGCAGCCGCGTGGCCTTGCCTGCCGCGTTGGTCGAATCGGTTGTGGAACTTGAGGCGCTGATCGCTGTTCCACGCGCCCCCGCCCATGTCGCGGGTCTGAGCGCCCTGCGCAGCAGGGTGCTGACTGTGATCGACACGCAGCGTTCGCTCGGGCTCGGTGAGAGCGACTGCAGCGACGGCATCCGCGAGGCCGCCGTCGTCGAGATCGATGGGCATCACTACGCCCTGATCGTCGATAGCGTCGAGGATGTGGTGGAGGGCCTCTCGGAGCCCGTCGCTGTCCGCGCCGCAATGGGCGAAGGGTGGGAACGCGCCTCGCTGGGGATGGTGGAGACCGAGGAGGGGCCCCTGCTCCTGATCGACATCGCCGCAATCGTCTCGGGTGCCCCATCCGAGAGCAAGGCAGCTTAAGCCTATGGTTACCCTTGCCGAATTAAACAGCGGCAATTGCAACGGGATTTGATCATGAAAACGTGCCTGATCGTTGACGATAGCAAGGTGATCCGAAAGGTCGCCCGCCACATCCTCGAAACGCTGGAATTCCAGGTCGAAGAGGCTGGTGACGGTCGTGAGGCTCTGACCCGCTGCGAAGAGGCGATGCCCGACGTCGTCCTGCTTGACTGGAACATGCCAGTCATGAGCGGGATGGAGTTCCTAAAGCTGCTTCGGCAGCGGGGACATGGCGACCAGCCGAAAGTCGTTTTCTGCACCACCGAGAACGACATGGCGCACATCCGCGCCGCGCTCGAAGCTGGTGCCGACGAGTACGTAATGAAGCCGTTCGACCGCGAGACCTTGCATATCAAGCTCCAGCTGGTCGGCGTCGCCTGATCCGGCCCAGATCATGTCCACCGCGCTCGCAGTAGATCGAGGACGCGGTTCGCCCCAGGGGCAGCCGCCGATTCGCCTGATGATCGTCGACGATTCGATGGTCGCGCGGGCCGTCTTGTCGCGGATGATCGAAAGCGACGGCGGGTTCGAGATCGTGGCGGTGGCAGGAACCGCGGAAGACGCCATCGAAACTCTGGCCAAGACGCGCGTGGACGTGGTGATGCTCGACCTCGAGATGCCAGGCGCAGGCGGTCTTCGTTCGATCCCTGCAATCCTCGAGGCCGCGCGGGGCGCCCAGGTGTTGATTGTTTCTACGCTTGCCGAGGAGGGCGCCGACGCGACCGTCGCAGCGCTTTCGATGGGCGCCGCCGATACCCTTCCGAAGCCCGGCACGGGCCGGTTCAACGGCACTTTCTCCGAGGTCTTGCTGGGTAAGCTCAGGACCCTTGGGCGGACGAAGTTCGAGCCGTTCACCAGGCCCGCCGACGAGCCCAGTCGGCCCGCACCGGCGCCGCACCCAATGGTCGATGGCCCGGTCCGGCTGCTCGCTCTGGGTGCATCGACTGGTGGCATTCACGCTCTTGGTACCTTCTTCCATCACCTGCCCGACCGGATCGGAGCGCCGATTCTCGTCACGCAGCACTTGCCCGAACCGTTCATGGCAGTCTTCGCTCGCCAGCTCGGGGTTTCTGCCCGGCGCGAGGCGCTGATCGCGGAAGACGGCCTTCGTCTTCTTCCTGACCGGGTGGTAATCGCCCCGGGGGATGCCAGCATAAGAGTCGACATGCATGCCGGCCACCTCATCGTGAGGCTAGAGCGCGAGCGTTCCGCGAGTGGCTGCCTGCCGTCGGTCGACCCGATGCTCGCCTCTGCGGGTGCAATGCTCGGCCGCGAGGCCCTTGGGGTGGTCTTCTCAGGTATGGGCAGGGACGGGCTGGAAGGCTCGCGAGCCCTGGTTTCCGCAGGTGGCTGTGTCATGGTCCAGGACGAGGCAAGCTGCGCAGTTTGGGGCATGCCGCGTGCCGTCACCGAGGCCGGCCTGCCGTCGGCGATCCTTCCGCCCAAAGCGATCGCGGAGCGTATCGCCGACCGAATTCGCGAGGCCTCATGAACGTCAGTGACAGTAGTTGCCGGATCCTCGCCGGGTTGCTCGAGGCTCGTACCGGCCAACAGCTGACAATGAGTCGACGCTGGCGATTGGAAACTGCGCTTTCGTCGCTGCTTCGCGAACGCGGCATCTCTAATCTGGACGAGCTCATTACCATCCTCGTCATGGGGAAGGAGCCTGCCCTTGCATCCCTTGTCGTCGAGGCGCTGTTGAACAACGAAACCTACTTTTTCCGCGACCGGGTGCCGTTCGACTCGCTCCAGGCAAAAATGCTCGCCGAACTCGCGGACGCCCGAAAGGACAAGCGCACGCTTCGCATTTGGTCAGCAGGCTGCTCGACGGGGCAAGAGACCTATTCGCTGGCAATGCTGTTCGCCGAACAGCCTCTCAAGTGGCAGGGCTGGACCATCGACATCGTCGGGACCGACGTTTCTGGCCAGGCGATCCGCAGGGCGCGGGAAGGGAGCTACACCCAATTCGAAGTTCAGCGCGGCCTCGGCGTGACCCAGATGATCCGCTGGTTCGAGGAGCATGGCGACCAGTGGCGCGCGGCCCAGCAGCTCCGCAGCAATGTCCGCTTTGCCGTTCACAACCTGCTCGATCCGCCGCTCGGCGGTGAACAGAAATATGACGTCATCCTTTGTCGCAACGTGCTGTTGTACCTCAGTCCCGAGAAGCGCACGCTGGCGTTTGAGCGGTTGGCCTCGGCGCTTGCTCCGGACGGAGCGCTGATGCTCGGGGCAGGGGAAACGGTGATCGGGCAGACCGAGCGCTTCGCGGCAGACCGTGTCAATCGCGGCTTCTATCGTCGGACCGACCACGAACAGGCGGATAGGCGCGTGGCCTGAATTCACCTCTTTGCGGGCTTGACGCGCCGAGCAAGCCATGTTGCCTGCTTTTGAAATGAAGATCATCGATTGTCCCTCGCCCAATTTCGACGAGCGGGCGCTCCCGGTCACGATGGTCGTCCTTCATTATACCGGTATGCCCGACTTCCAGGGCGCGCTCGATCGGATGACATCCCCCGATGCAAAGGTGTCGGCACATTACTGCATCGACGAGGATGGTACCGTCTATCGCCTGGTCGATGAAGAGAAGCGGGCATGGCACGCGGGCAAGAGTTACTGGCGCGGCATCACGGACGTGAACAGCGCGAGCATCGGCATCGAGATCGTCAATCCCGGTCACGAGTTCGGCTACCGTGCGTTCCCCGACGAGCAGATTGCGTCGCTTTTGCCCTTACTATCCGACATCAAGGACCGGCACGGAATCACCCGGGGCAACATTGTCGGCCACTCCGATATCGCGCCGGCGCGCAAGGAAGATCCTGGCGAGCTTTTCCCCTGGTGGGAACTGGCGAAACGGCGGCTGGCATTGCCGAGCCCCACTCGAGATCTCTTGGATCCTTTCTGGACCGACGCGGCTTTCCTGCTTGCCCTCGAAAGATTCGGCTACGACGTGACTGACCAACAAAAGGCGGTCATTGCCTTCCAGCGTCGCTTTCGTCCTGATCTGATCGACGGGATCATCGACGGCGAATGCCGCGCGAAGCTCCTGGCCTTGTTACTGCCAAGGCCGCAGTAACTGGCCTGCTCGCTCGCCTTAGTGCGTCGCTAGCTGGAAACTTTCTGCGCGCGCGTGCCTCCAGGCAGCACTGTAGAAATCTCTGCTGTGGTCATCAGAGAGGAGCTCGCCATCTTTGAGGAAGATGTGAAGCTGTGAGAACAGGCGAATTTCCGTGAGGCTTACCCGGCGTACCAGGTGATGGGGACCCAATTGCTCGGGGTGCTCCAGACCCGCAGCGGCGATCATCTCGGCAAGCGCCGCCAGCGTGTTGCGATGAAAGTTGAAGACCCGCTCAGCCTTGTCGGGAACGACGAGAGCACGCTGCCGGATCGGGTCTTGAGTCGCAACGCCAACGGGGCATCGATTGGTGTGGCACGTGCGCGACTGGATGCATCCCAAGGCGAACATGAAACCGCGCGCGGCATTGGTCCAGTCGGCGCCCAAGGCCATGACGGCGGCGATATCGAACGCGCTCACGACCTTGCCAGCTGCGCCGATTTTGATGCGATTGCGGATACCGGTCCCGACAAGCGTGTTGTGTACGAAGAGCAAGCTTTCGCGCATGGGCATTCCAAGGTGGTCGGCGAACTCCAGTGGCGTCGCGCCCGTACCGCCCTCGGCGCCGTCGACGACGATGAAATCGGGATAGATTCCGGTTGCCTTCATCGCCTTCACGATGCCCATGAATTCCCAGGGATGGCCGATGCAAAGCTTGAATCCGACGGGCTTGCCCTTCGATAGATTCCGGAGCTTCTGAAGGAATTCCACGAACTCCAGCGGCGTTGAGAATGCGCGGTGACGTGATGGCGAGATGCAATCCTCGTCCATCGGCACGCCGCGGGTCAGGGAAATTTCTTCGGTGACCTTTTTGGCGGGAAGAATACCTCCGTGTCCCGGCTTCGCGCCCTGGCTCAGCTTGATCTCGATCATCTTCACTTGGGGGCTGGCGGCCTGCTCGGCAAAGCGCACAGGATCGAAGTTTCCGTCGGCCGTGCGACAGCCGAAATAGCCGCTTCCGATTTCCCAGATGAGATCCCCACCGTGCGCGCGATGGTGAGGACTTATGCTGCCTTCGCCCGTATCATGAGCGAAGTTCCCCATCTGGGCGCCCTTGTTGAGAGCGAGGATTGCGTTGGCGCTTAGCGAGCCGAAGCTCATGGCGGATATGTTGAAGATCGATGCGGAATAGGGCTGTCGGCATTCGGAATTGCCAATCACGAGCCGAAAAAGTGCCGGGTCACTCACCGGCGCGGGGCGGGTCGAGTGACCGATGAACTCGTAGCCATTCTCGTAGACATCGAGCAAAGTCCCGAACGCGCGTTCGCTGCTCTCGTTCTTGGACCGGGCATAGACAAGGGATCGCTGGCTCCGAGAGAAAGGCGTCTCGTCATGCTCGCCCTCGATCAGGTACTGGCGAAGCTCGGGCCGGATTTCCTCAAAGAACCAGCGAAGGTGGCCAATGATGGGATAGTTTCGGCGAACCGAGTGCAGCGGCTGAAACAGGTCGTACAGCCCGACCGCCGTGAGAGAAGCGGACAGCAAGAACAGCGGAATTGCCCACACACCCGGAAGGTAATACCCGGAGACGATGGCTGTGACGGCGCTAAGCGCCAGCGCCGTGAAACGCGTGAAAAACAATGGAGAAGCTCCCCGGCTCATGAGCCGTCTTATCGCGAAGGGGGCATCGGCGCGAATCCTAAGCTTTCGCTTCGGTCCGCGCCGGAAGGATTTGGCGCTGCTCACGGGCTAGCGAAGGTTGTCCGGCTGAGTGACCTTCAAGATGCGCAGACGACGATCGTTGCCTTGAAGATCAGGCCATTCAATCGAGCTATTTGCGCGAAGACCATAAAGCGCAATGCCCATCGGAGTGAGGATCGAAATCCGTCCCTCTGCAATATTCGCCTGGCCCGGAAGCACAATTGTGACCTTGTGCAGTTGCCCGTTTCTATCATCGATGAACTCGACTTCCGAACCCATCGTCACGGCGTCCTTGGGCAGGCCCGAGGGCCGTGAAGGGTAGCTCGGTCGAGCTCCTCAAGAAGCATGGCGGCGAGCGCTGGAGAACGGTGCTCGGCCTGCAAGGCGAGGCCCGCCACCACGTCATATTCCGTTTCTAACAGGTACACCGGAGGGCGCAGTGCGCCCGCATTGTTGCCCATGGCAAACTCCATCAATTTCAATTGGCTGCATTGGTTGCCCCGAGTCCGAAAGACTCGGGGTCAAGCTCGCGCGGCGAGCTGACCTGCGTGCAAAAGAAAGCGAGGGAATGCGACTTGGAACACAATGGTGCCTATGTGGCAGTTAACGCGGAGAAGTCA
The window above is part of the Sphingomonas sp. HDW15A genome. Proteins encoded here:
- a CDS encoding FAD-binding oxidoreductase produces the protein MGNRLVRVASPLVEAQHGKIDAKDLFRRLKNPYWIGDEAGLTQTLGWIDAWSTRPSLMAVAAEGAEDIAAAVRFSSRNHVPLVTKGGGHSYFGNSNRANSLLVWTRRMRGIEVHDRFLPQGAPPGAEIPAVSIGAGTLWGEVYRTVARDHGRYVQGGGCMTVGTAGFIQGGGFGSFSKQFGTGAANLVEAEVVTADGRVRVVNPWQDPELFFALRGGGGGTFGIVTRLTLKTYPLPDRFGAVMFEVAAADDSIWRALVEHMLRFYRDALFNPKWGEQIGFHPGRRLSVSMLCHSLRETEIRAAWEPLFAWIRSQGDRLKLKNDPLVISLAGRQLWDPEFLTKLPGITISDDRPGASANNIFWATNLGEVGQVLNAYQSRWIAASWLQPDRLGQLVDALVTSSSAWSVTLHTNKGLAGGSAEALAATLETATNPEVAAAFALLICAADAPPAYPGIAGFEPDVANGRTEAARVRQAMSPIIMLDPKAGTYVSEADYFGSDWQRAYWGSNYPRLVAAKRRYDPNSLFTGHHTVEL
- the rpoH gene encoding RNA polymerase sigma factor RpoH, which codes for MAQVKGAISIPASGGEAGLNRYLAEIKKFPILAPEEEYMLAKRWREHNDTEAAAKLVNSHLRLVAKIAMGYRGYGLPVSELISEGNIGLMQGVKKFEPDRGFRLATYAMWWIRASIQEFILRSWSLVKMGTTAAQKKLFFNLRRMKNQIDAFEEGDLKPEAVKKIATDLGVTEDEVISMNRRMGMGGDTSLNAPLRSSEDGEGQWQDFLVSEAPLQDEVLGDEEERQVRRQLLAEAMGSLNEREKHILVERRLSEEPKTLEDLSQVYGVSRERIRQIEVRAFEKLQAALLKLAGEQRLLPAA
- a CDS encoding RluA family pseudouridine synthase; amino-acid sequence: MAGGQQIIEVALSDAYAGWRLDRALADAVPSLSRERLKALVKSGALTREGKAFRDPALKVSGDEAFNLAVPEPEPAHNEAQDIPLKIVFEDEHLLVIDKPAGLVVHPAAGNRDGTLVNALLHHCAGQLSGIGGVARPGIVHRIDKDTSGLLVVAKTDTAHEGLARQFAAHSIGRRYLAIVRGVPTSAGGTIDASLARSSQNRKKIAIVPEGRGKRAVTHWKLLRALKQAALVECRLETGRTHQVRVHMASIGHPLLGDPVYGSGKSGHRELLNALDFRRQALHAEGLEFTHPVTKVRLSFESALPPDMQELFNRLGV
- a CDS encoding histidine phosphotransferase family protein; translation: MNAIDLASLLCSRLCHDLLSPVGALNNGLELMADEQDPEMRERCLELLAESAKASANKLKFFRLAFGAGGGYGASIDTQEARAALEGLFGGDHKVDLGWMVSADSLSKNATKLLLNLALIAGDALVRGGRLDVGVEVADGRLELVIRGEGPRILLDPKIRETIIKGSANGEVEPRAAGAWLAYTLATEAGGSIRLSDPSDDVLMIGATLPA
- a CDS encoding chemotaxis protein CheA — its product is MDDLIADFVAECREMLEALGGEIVAWEASPDDRARLDSIFRFVHTVKGNCGFFDFPRLEALSHAAEDTLADVRAGRRATDAALVSAVLAVIDRIGDMVSSIDRGEGIPEGDDSDLIQALSAESEPQTVAAPVVAPETKGQVQQQGAAPRTIRLSVELLDRMMSGVSDMVLARNELARRLRVTETEVEVDGAFERLSGIIAEMRDAVTRTRMQRIENLFIALPRMVRDLSAELGKQVLVDIEGGDVELDREMIEMIRDPLTHIIRNAVDHGIETPAERLKAGKREIGLLSVCARQSGNQILIDIVDDGKGIDGSKLVQKAVAAGVMEAAEAARLSAREQLALVFEAGLSTAKEVTAISGRGVGMDVVRSNIERIGGTVEVDSATGTGTRMTLRVPLTLTIIPALTVSIGSQHFAIPRAAIDEIVRANGSSVTLDHLGGAGVATIRGRRVPEISLAEVLGLASEVPDEERTLVVIRPAGGDVYALAVDRIHDHEELVVKPAAPAVMATGLYAGTTLADDGSPILLFDPAGLAEVGGIRLEAQERAARIVDNAADTDVVRDDNVLLFKTLDGRRCAVRLALVDRIDEVPAAAIGQSAGQTRVQLGEAILPLAGTVPEGVEKIRVFRLSDGSSEIGYAFGEVIDLVAIDAEVIPAASSGEVAGVTLLAGEPAELLDAHWLFATHAGEARTDSPPAICRIPSGDPWMQNMLRPIVEAAGYRVVGDKDECDADLVIVSDDTQRPQAKDGRVLVLRNDPECAEGTDSIYRYDRAALIHALKTVSASGGGR
- a CDS encoding CheW domain-containing protein — encoded protein: MSQLLLIASIAGSRVALPAALVESVVELEALIAVPRAPAHVAGLSALRSRVLTVIDTQRSLGLGESDCSDGIREAAVVEIDGHHYALIVDSVEDVVEGLSEPVAVRAAMGEGWERASLGMVETEEGPLLLIDIAAIVSGAPSESKAA
- a CDS encoding response regulator; translated protein: MKTCLIVDDSKVIRKVARHILETLEFQVEEAGDGREALTRCEEAMPDVVLLDWNMPVMSGMEFLKLLRQRGHGDQPKVVFCTTENDMAHIRAALEAGADEYVMKPFDRETLHIKLQLVGVA
- the cheB gene encoding chemotaxis-specific protein-glutamate methyltransferase CheB — translated: MSTALAVDRGRGSPQGQPPIRLMIVDDSMVARAVLSRMIESDGGFEIVAVAGTAEDAIETLAKTRVDVVMLDLEMPGAGGLRSIPAILEAARGAQVLIVSTLAEEGADATVAALSMGAADTLPKPGTGRFNGTFSEVLLGKLRTLGRTKFEPFTRPADEPSRPAPAPHPMVDGPVRLLALGASTGGIHALGTFFHHLPDRIGAPILVTQHLPEPFMAVFARQLGVSARREALIAEDGLRLLPDRVVIAPGDASIRVDMHAGHLIVRLERERSASGCLPSVDPMLASAGAMLGREALGVVFSGMGRDGLEGSRALVSAGGCVMVQDEASCAVWGMPRAVTEAGLPSAILPPKAIAERIADRIREAS
- a CDS encoding protein-glutamate O-methyltransferase CheR, with the protein product MNVSDSSCRILAGLLEARTGQQLTMSRRWRLETALSSLLRERGISNLDELITILVMGKEPALASLVVEALLNNETYFFRDRVPFDSLQAKMLAELADARKDKRTLRIWSAGCSTGQETYSLAMLFAEQPLKWQGWTIDIVGTDVSGQAIRRAREGSYTQFEVQRGLGVTQMIRWFEEHGDQWRAAQQLRSNVRFAVHNLLDPPLGGEQKYDVILCRNVLLYLSPEKRTLAFERLASALAPDGALMLGAGETVIGQTERFAADRVNRGFYRRTDHEQADRRVA